Proteins found in one Streptococcus iniae genomic segment:
- the ytpR gene encoding YtpR family tRNA-binding protein produces MIFAYNKEQVGDVLMVILQETKDVKRHVERRGKVARVVSEENGDTLAWNIFEASTLLDITENGQVFLTQSDIDCLNQELQKEGFDATLEASETPVFCVGQILEMVAHPDSDHLNICQVQIADHKQVQIVAGAPNATVGLKTIVALPGAMMPSGSLIFPGKLRGEDSFGMMCSPRELDLPNAPQKRGIIELDASAVVGESFDPEKHWKA; encoded by the coding sequence ATGATTTTTGCTTATAATAAAGAACAAGTTGGAGATGTCTTGATGGTGATCCTTCAAGAGACAAAAGATGTCAAACGTCATGTTGAGCGTCGTGGTAAAGTGGCGCGTGTGGTGTCAGAAGAAAATGGCGATACGCTTGCTTGGAACATATTTGAGGCATCAACCTTACTTGATATTACTGAAAATGGACAAGTCTTCCTTACCCAGTCAGATATTGATTGTTTAAATCAAGAGTTGCAAAAAGAAGGCTTTGATGCCACTTTAGAAGCCAGTGAAACACCTGTTTTTTGTGTTGGTCAAATTCTTGAAATGGTTGCTCATCCAGACAGTGACCATCTTAATATTTGCCAAGTACAGATTGCAGATCATAAACAGGTTCAAATCGTGGCAGGTGCGCCAAATGCAACAGTGGGTCTTAAAACAATCGTTGCCCTCCCAGGTGCTATGATGCCAAGCGGTAGCTTGATTTTCCCTGGAAAATTAAGAGGGGAAGATTCTTTTGGGATGATGTGTTCTCCACGCGAATTAGATTTGCCAAATGCTCCACAAAAACGTGGCATTATTGAATTAGATGCATCAGCAGTTGTTGGGGAATCTTTTGATCCAGAAAAACACTGGAAAGCTTAA